A genomic segment from uncultured Alistipes sp. encodes:
- a CDS encoding TonB-dependent receptor, with product MKKALKRMTAVVLLTLSVFLTGEAFAQTTVVGRVVDTNNVPLIGVNVVVKGTTTGTTTGIDGNYSIKVGETQTLVFSYLGYTTVEEVVGKRTTINVKMAEEATQLGAVEIVNIGYGTTTRRDLTGSVAKADLGTMMKANVTNFDQALNGRIAGVVVTTGDGSLGAEANITIRGNNSLTQSNAPLYIIDGFPSEGSFATSINPADIESIDVLKDASATAIYGARGANGVIVINTKRGTEGKPTVNFSASFSLSHIANKVDLMDSYEFVRLQDELITESSMASSYYGYSEEYGRNLTLEDYRNIPGIDWQDELYRTAFQQNYNVSLSGGNKEGLRYNVGFSALDQDGIIIRSNFQRYQGKANFTLPINKKLTLNANANYSRTATNGVNPTTAETTSSSSGWLMYSVWGYRPVTAPGQDILDSILDASIDGSNDYRFNPVKTAKNEYRKTLVDYLNANIALTWKITPELTFKTTGGYVMNKRRREEFNGTETYTGYPGSPSGKGVNGAIYWTDQANWSNENTLNYKRRFGRSHNVDMMVGLSFQGQKNTYEGVSATQITSEELGIAGIYTGNYQSVASNYFDWRMMSMFLRANYNFRYKYYLTFSFRADGSSKFPADNRWGYFPSVGASWNFNRENLFKNSEWLNNGKLRFSWGLTGNNRTQTPYDFYSQITVTPGSGDSFDYVFNGERVPGYYISNMANEKLKWETTEQYNVGIDLGFFDDRLKVTADWYDKVTRDLLLYALLPASAGYEQGMLNIGSIRNRGFEFTLETVNIKTRNFQWSTSFNIAFNRNRILGLVDNQSSLQTSVSWETKFNSQFPYISQVGKPTGMMYGFIYEGTYKPEDFNEDGSLRDGIPAYKGNTMQPGDIKYRDMNGDGKIDDYDRTIIGCGQPLHTGGFNNSFNWKNFDLNIFFSWSYGNDILNANRLVFEAGWKAQTNQFSTFANRWTPENASSNMPRANATGSEEYSSRVIEDGSYLRLKNVSLGYTIPSRQLRKAGISSMRIYVSADNIWTLTDYSGPDPEVSTRNSVLTPGFDWSAYPRAYGFTAGVNITF from the coding sequence ATGAAAAAAGCACTGAAACGAATGACCGCGGTCGTGCTGCTGACCCTGTCGGTATTCCTGACGGGTGAGGCCTTTGCACAAACCACCGTAGTCGGACGTGTGGTTGACACCAACAACGTCCCGTTGATCGGCGTCAACGTCGTGGTCAAGGGTACGACCACGGGTACGACTACCGGCATCGACGGCAACTACTCCATCAAAGTCGGAGAGACCCAGACTCTGGTCTTCTCCTATCTGGGTTATACGACCGTCGAGGAGGTCGTCGGCAAACGAACCACCATCAACGTAAAAATGGCGGAGGAAGCCACCCAGCTGGGTGCCGTGGAGATCGTCAACATCGGTTACGGCACCACGACGCGCCGCGACCTGACCGGTTCGGTCGCCAAGGCTGACCTGGGGACCATGATGAAGGCCAACGTCACGAACTTCGACCAGGCTCTGAACGGCCGTATCGCCGGCGTGGTCGTCACCACGGGCGACGGTTCGCTGGGTGCCGAGGCCAACATCACCATCCGAGGCAACAACTCCCTCACCCAGAGCAACGCCCCGCTCTACATCATCGACGGATTCCCCTCCGAAGGGTCGTTCGCCACGTCGATCAACCCCGCGGACATCGAGTCGATCGACGTGCTGAAGGATGCCTCGGCAACGGCCATCTACGGTGCCCGCGGCGCCAACGGCGTCATCGTCATCAACACCAAACGCGGTACCGAAGGCAAACCCACCGTCAACTTCAGCGCCTCGTTCTCGCTGAGCCATATCGCCAACAAGGTCGACCTGATGGATTCCTACGAATTCGTCCGACTGCAGGACGAACTCATCACCGAGTCGTCGATGGCCAGTTCCTACTACGGTTACAGCGAGGAGTACGGCCGCAACCTCACACTCGAAGACTACCGCAACATCCCCGGCATCGACTGGCAGGATGAACTCTACCGTACGGCCTTCCAGCAGAACTACAACGTCTCGCTCTCGGGCGGCAACAAGGAGGGCCTGCGCTACAACGTCGGATTCTCGGCCCTGGACCAGGACGGTATCATCATCCGCTCGAACTTCCAGCGCTACCAGGGCAAGGCGAACTTCACGCTGCCGATCAACAAGAAACTCACCCTCAACGCCAATGCCAACTACTCGCGCACGGCAACCAACGGCGTGAACCCCACGACGGCCGAAACGACCTCCTCGTCGTCGGGCTGGCTGATGTACTCGGTCTGGGGCTACCGTCCCGTGACGGCCCCCGGGCAGGATATTCTCGACTCGATCCTCGACGCTTCGATCGACGGATCGAACGACTACCGTTTCAACCCCGTGAAGACAGCCAAGAACGAGTATCGCAAAACGCTGGTCGACTACCTCAACGCCAACATCGCCCTGACGTGGAAGATCACCCCCGAACTGACGTTCAAGACCACGGGCGGCTACGTGATGAACAAACGGCGGCGCGAAGAGTTCAACGGCACCGAAACCTATACGGGTTATCCGGGCTCGCCGAGCGGAAAGGGCGTCAACGGCGCCATCTACTGGACCGATCAGGCAAACTGGTCGAACGAAAACACGCTCAACTACAAGCGCCGCTTCGGCCGCAGCCACAACGTCGACATGATGGTGGGTCTCTCGTTCCAGGGACAGAAAAACACCTACGAAGGAGTCTCGGCCACACAGATCACCTCCGAAGAGCTGGGCATCGCGGGCATCTACACCGGTAACTACCAGAGCGTGGCCAGCAACTATTTCGACTGGCGCATGATGTCGATGTTCCTGCGTGCGAACTACAACTTCCGCTACAAGTATTACCTGACCTTCTCGTTCCGTGCCGACGGTTCGTCGAAGTTCCCCGCCGACAACCGCTGGGGCTACTTCCCCTCGGTGGGCGCCTCGTGGAACTTCAACCGCGAAAACCTCTTCAAGAATTCCGAGTGGCTCAACAACGGAAAACTCCGCTTCTCGTGGGGTCTGACGGGTAACAACCGCACCCAGACGCCCTATGACTTCTACTCGCAGATCACCGTCACGCCGGGCTCGGGCGACTCGTTCGACTACGTATTCAACGGCGAGCGCGTGCCGGGTTACTACATCTCGAACATGGCCAACGAAAAACTCAAGTGGGAGACCACCGAACAGTACAACGTCGGTATCGACCTGGGCTTCTTCGACGACCGGCTCAAGGTGACGGCCGACTGGTACGACAAGGTGACGCGCGACCTGCTGCTCTATGCCCTGCTGCCCGCCTCGGCCGGCTACGAACAGGGAATGCTCAACATCGGAAGCATCCGCAACCGCGGATTCGAGTTCACGCTCGAAACCGTGAACATCAAAACCCGGAACTTCCAGTGGTCGACCTCGTTCAACATCGCCTTCAACCGAAACAGGATCCTCGGACTGGTCGACAACCAGAGCTCACTGCAAACCTCCGTCTCGTGGGAGACGAAATTCAACTCGCAGTTCCCCTACATCTCTCAGGTGGGCAAGCCCACGGGCATGATGTACGGCTTCATCTACGAAGGAACCTACAAACCCGAGGACTTCAATGAGGACGGCAGCCTGCGTGACGGAATCCCCGCCTACAAGGGCAACACGATGCAACCCGGCGATATCAAGTACCGCGACATGAACGGCGACGGCAAGATCGATGATTACGACCGCACGATCATCGGCTGCGGACAACCCCTGCACACGGGCGGTTTCAACAACAGTTTCAACTGGAAGAACTTCGACCTGAACATCTTCTTCTCGTGGAGTTACGGGAACGACATTCTCAACGCCAACCGGCTGGTCTTCGAAGCGGGCTGGAAGGCGCAGACCAACCAGTTCTCGACGTTCGCCAACCGCTGGACCCCGGAGAACGCCTCGTCGAACATGCCGCGGGCCAACGCCACGGGCAGCGAGGAGTATTCGTCGCGCGTCATCGAGGACGGCTCCTACCTGCGTCTGAAGAACGTCTCCTTAGGCTACACGATCCCGAGCCGCCAGCTCCGCAAGGCAGGTATCAGTTCCATGCGCATCTACGTCTCGGCCGACAACATCTGGACGCTGACCGATTACAGCGGTCCGGACCCCGAGGTTTCGACCCGCAACTCGGTGCTGACTCCCGGTTTCGACTGGTCGGCATACCCCCGCGCCTACGGCTTCACGGCCGGCGTAAACATCACGTTCTAA